The Desmonostoc muscorum LEGE 12446 genome includes a region encoding these proteins:
- a CDS encoding type II toxin-antitoxin system VapC family toxin → MGMSYLIDTHILLWWLFDDPKLHTDCRDIIRNPDHRIIVSSASAWEIATKYRIGKLPEAKQLVEQYSQILHQAKFIELVITTAHALRAGGLPIAHRDPFDRMIMAQAELESLPVITYDKAFQTGLIQVIPDLK, encoded by the coding sequence ATGGGAATGAGCTACCTCATCGACACCCATATTCTGCTGTGGTGGCTCTTTGACGACCCAAAACTCCACACTGACTGCCGAGACATCATTCGCAACCCAGATCATCGCATTATTGTCAGCAGTGCTTCTGCTTGGGAAATTGCCACTAAATACCGGATCGGTAAACTACCCGAAGCCAAACAACTTGTTGAGCAATATTCACAGATATTGCATCAGGCTAAATTTATCGAACTTGTCATCACCACAGCCCATGCGCTCAGAGCAGGAGGCTTACCGATCGCCCACCGAGATCCCTTTGATCGCATGATCATGGCTCAGGCTGAACTCGAAAGTTTACCTGTAATCACCTACGACAAAGCCTTCCAGACTGGACTGATTCAGGTAATTCCCGACCTCAAGTAA
- a CDS encoding PIN/TRAM domain-containing protein: protein MLDAIIIFSFILAASGIGFYSLELLPNGTLDKVTNIEALRLVFAVFAAIIGGAIGLSFQTTYRRLEAQVKEMPVEAILTRAIGLVIGLLLANLMLAPLFLLPIPADFGFIKPLVAVVGSIILAVTGMNLADTHGRGLLRFINPNTVESMVVEGTLKPANTKVLDTSCIIDGRIEALLETGFLEGQILVPQFVLQELQQVADASKDQKRVRGRRGLEILNRIKETYPDRILINPVDYDDIPTVDAKLVRFAQEISGTLLTNDYNLSKVASVQKVPVLNVNDLVNAVRPSYLPGDNLDLKILKEGKEPSQGIGYLDDGTMVVVEEGSSYVGGELRVVVTSALQTTAGRMIFAKPQASALA, encoded by the coding sequence ATGCTTGACGCCATTATCATTTTTTCATTCATTCTGGCAGCGTCGGGAATAGGGTTCTACAGCTTAGAACTACTACCCAATGGCACCTTAGATAAGGTGACAAATATCGAAGCTTTACGCTTAGTTTTTGCCGTCTTTGCCGCCATTATTGGTGGTGCGATCGGGCTGAGTTTCCAGACGACATATCGTCGCCTAGAGGCACAAGTCAAAGAAATGCCTGTAGAAGCGATCTTAACTCGTGCGATCGGCTTAGTGATTGGGCTACTGCTAGCGAACCTCATGCTAGCACCGTTATTTTTGTTACCCATCCCCGCAGATTTTGGATTTATTAAGCCACTGGTGGCAGTTGTCGGTAGTATTATCCTTGCCGTCACTGGTATGAATTTGGCAGATACCCACGGACGAGGCTTGTTGCGGTTCATTAATCCCAACACCGTGGAATCGATGGTTGTAGAAGGGACGTTAAAACCAGCCAATACCAAAGTTTTAGATACTAGCTGCATTATCGATGGTCGCATTGAAGCCCTACTAGAAACCGGATTTCTGGAAGGACAAATTCTCGTACCGCAGTTTGTCTTGCAAGAACTCCAACAAGTAGCCGATGCTAGCAAAGATCAAAAGCGGGTGCGGGGAAGGCGGGGACTAGAAATTCTCAACCGCATCAAAGAAACTTACCCCGATCGCATCCTGATTAACCCAGTTGACTACGACGATATTCCCACAGTTGATGCTAAATTAGTCCGCTTTGCCCAAGAAATCAGCGGTACACTGCTAACCAACGACTACAACTTGTCTAAAGTTGCCAGCGTCCAAAAAGTACCTGTTTTGAATGTCAATGATTTAGTAAATGCCGTCCGTCCCAGTTATTTACCTGGTGACAACCTGGATTTGAAAATTCTCAAAGAAGGCAAAGAACCCAGCCAAGGGATTGGTTACCTAGATGACGGCACAATGGTAGTCGTTGAAGAAGGTAGCAGTTACGTGGGTGGTGAACTGCGGGTAGTAGTCACCAGTGCTTTACAAACCACAGCAGGACGCATGATTTTTGCCAAACCCCAAGCCTCAGCATTGGCGTGA
- a CDS encoding DUF433 domain-containing protein: protein MKLDRITSNPNRMNGQPSIRNLRLTVRRVIELLATYRDREELRQEFPELEDEDIQQALIFASSYLSDRIIELPNRYETVA, encoded by the coding sequence ATGAAATTAGATCGCATCACCAGTAATCCCAATCGCATGAATGGACAGCCCTCTATTCGTAATCTTCGCCTTACCGTTCGTCGGGTAATTGAGTTATTAGCTACCTACCGCGATCGAGAAGAACTGCGCCAGGAGTTTCCTGAATTAGAAGATGAAGATATTCAGCAAGCCTTAATTTTTGCATCGTCCTATTTGAGCGATCGCATCATCGAACTACCTAACCGCTATGAAACTGTTGCTTGA
- a CDS encoding helix-turn-helix transcriptional regulator, which produces MLNEALRLIRVFHDLAQKELAEKLGISKSYLSELESGKKVPTLDLLNRYSEVFDIPVSSIMFFSETLNKDVRTEKLRTFVSSKILAILNFIAEKSGHSYAEE; this is translated from the coding sequence ATGCTCAATGAAGCTCTAAGGTTGATAAGGGTATTCCACGATTTAGCGCAAAAAGAATTGGCGGAAAAGCTAGGAATATCCAAGTCTTATCTTTCGGAACTCGAATCCGGTAAAAAGGTTCCCACGCTTGACTTACTCAATCGTTATTCAGAGGTTTTCGATATACCTGTATCCTCGATTATGTTCTTCTCGGAAACCTTAAATAAAGATGTAAGAACGGAAAAGTTGAGAACATTCGTATCCTCTAAAATTCTTGCAATTCTCAATTTTATTGCTGAAAAGTCTGGTCATTCTTATGCAGAGGAGTAG
- a CDS encoding restriction endonuclease subunit R — translation MTQTIQAKDIDLRYLIDNFGIQLVLDDSFFCEWQEDLPEITNLDKQLLDKIKTGYINLLNYPPLLEDVVRMAIVDPLLFIGDFYLAPFYVKSEESIDIAVPDEDIIIRGRIDTLVLKEQFWVMIIESKRASFSIEEGLAQILAYMLGNPYSSKPNFGMIATGSEFIFVKLAPGNLPRYALSKGFLIRNPGNELYDVLRILKRLTQLVSA, via the coding sequence ATGACGCAAACAATTCAAGCAAAGGATATCGACTTACGTTACTTAATCGACAATTTCGGGATTCAGTTAGTTTTAGATGACTCATTCTTTTGTGAATGGCAAGAAGATTTACCAGAAATTACTAATTTAGATAAGCAACTTTTAGACAAAATAAAAACTGGCTATATCAATCTTCTTAATTACCCGCCTTTACTAGAAGATGTTGTCAGAATGGCAATTGTAGATCCATTACTTTTTATTGGGGATTTTTATCTAGCTCCTTTTTATGTAAAATCAGAAGAATCTATAGATATTGCTGTGCCAGATGAAGATATAATCATCAGAGGTAGAATAGACACCTTAGTTTTAAAAGAGCAATTCTGGGTGATGATTATTGAGTCTAAAAGAGCTTCATTTTCAATTGAAGAAGGACTCGCACAAATTCTAGCTTATATGTTGGGAAATCCATATTCCTCTAAACCAAATTTTGGTATGATTGCCACGGGAAGCGAGTTCATTTTCGTCAAATTAGCGCCAGGAAATCTACCGCGTTATGCTTTATCAAAGGGTTTTTTGATACGAAATCCGGGAAATGAATTGTACGACGTGCTACGCATCCTGAAACGCCTAACTCAGTTGGTGAGTGCTTAA
- the hemW gene encoding radical SAM family heme chaperone HemW, whose amino-acid sequence MSQQFGVSGIASSAYVHIPFCRRRCFYCDFPVSVVGDRLRGETSGTISQYVEVLCQEIAITPAFGQPLKTIFFGGGTPSLLSTGQLQRILTELEGRFGIASGVEISMEMDPATFDLEHLAGYRGAGVNRVSLGVQAFSEELLQVAGRSHSVDDIFAAVELIHQVEIPEFSLDLISGLPHQSLDQWHDSLNKALALLPIHISIYDLTIEAGTAFGRYYKPGDSPLPTDETTVKMYQMAQQILTDAGYEHYEISNYAQPGHQCRHNRVYWENRPYYGFGMGAASYLQGKRFTRPRKTKEYYQWVQAGAVIDCEVTPPKEVLLETLMLGLRLAEGVNLEAFGEKKVEEICRYLRSYFDKGWVEVAEGRLRLTDPQGFLFSNVVLAELFEKLG is encoded by the coding sequence ATGAGTCAACAATTTGGTGTTTCTGGAATTGCGAGTTCTGCTTATGTACATATTCCGTTTTGCAGACGGCGGTGTTTTTATTGTGATTTTCCGGTGTCTGTTGTCGGCGATCGCTTGCGGGGCGAAACATCTGGTACTATCTCCCAATATGTTGAGGTGCTATGTCAAGAAATTGCCATCACCCCGGCATTTGGTCAACCCCTAAAGACAATTTTCTTCGGTGGTGGTACTCCTTCGCTGCTATCAACAGGGCAGTTACAGCGTATACTGACAGAGCTAGAGGGGCGTTTTGGTATTGCTTCTGGGGTAGAAATTTCAATGGAAATGGACCCAGCTACCTTTGATTTGGAACATTTAGCAGGTTATCGTGGTGCAGGCGTCAACCGCGTCAGTTTGGGTGTACAAGCCTTTAGTGAAGAATTATTGCAAGTTGCGGGGCGATCGCACTCGGTCGATGATATTTTTGCAGCTGTGGAACTAATCCACCAAGTCGAGATTCCCGAATTTAGCTTAGACTTAATTTCTGGGTTGCCGCATCAGTCTTTGGATCAATGGCACGATTCTTTAAACAAAGCACTGGCGCTTTTACCGATTCACATATCTATTTACGATCTTACCATTGAAGCAGGTACAGCCTTCGGTCGTTACTACAAACCTGGTGACAGTCCTTTGCCGACGGATGAAACCACAGTCAAAATGTACCAAATGGCGCAGCAGATTTTGACTGATGCAGGTTATGAGCATTATGAAATTTCTAATTATGCTCAGCCTGGTCATCAGTGTCGGCATAATCGAGTGTATTGGGAAAATCGCCCTTATTATGGTTTTGGCATGGGTGCGGCGAGTTATCTTCAAGGAAAACGCTTCACTCGTCCGCGTAAGACTAAGGAATATTACCAATGGGTGCAAGCTGGGGCTGTGATTGATTGTGAAGTGACTCCCCCAAAAGAAGTATTGTTAGAGACTTTAATGTTGGGGTTGCGTTTAGCGGAGGGTGTGAACCTGGAAGCCTTTGGGGAAAAGAAGGTAGAGGAAATTTGTAGATATTTGCGATCGTATTTTGATAAAGGTTGGGTGGAAGTTGCAGAAGGAAGGTTGCGTTTGACAGATCCCCAAGGGTTTTTGTTTTCTAATGTGGTTTTGGCAGAGTTATTTGAAAAGTTGGGGTAA
- a CDS encoding GNAT family N-acetyltransferase, protein MKIREYKLSDTEAILKLFYDTIHEINICDYTQEQVDAWAPKNMDYEAWHKRLQTKLPYIAEDNGEIVGFGELEADGHIDCFYCHSKYQRKGIGSKLLNHLENTAKLQGINRLYTEASITAKPFFQNQGFSIVREQQVERRGVWFQNYVMEKYL, encoded by the coding sequence ATGAAAATTAGAGAATATAAATTATCTGATACCGAAGCAATCCTGAAATTGTTTTACGACACAATTCATGAAATCAATATTTGCGATTACACTCAAGAACAAGTCGATGCTTGGGCACCAAAAAATATGGATTATGAAGCTTGGCACAAAAGATTACAAACCAAGCTTCCCTACATTGCTGAAGATAATGGTGAGATAGTTGGGTTTGGAGAATTGGAAGCAGATGGTCATATTGATTGTTTTTATTGTCATAGCAAATACCAAAGAAAAGGTATTGGTTCAAAACTTTTAAATCATCTAGAAAATACTGCTAAATTACAAGGAATTAATCGACTATATACAGAAGCAAGTATTACTGCAAAACCATTTTTTCAAAATCAGGGATTTAGCATAGTCAGAGAACAGCAAGTAGAACGGCGGGGAGTTTGGTTTCAAAACTATGTAATGGAAAAATATCTGTAA
- a CDS encoding vWA domain-containing protein — protein MRVNLQPVLNDSNLDANQLNSQRQLGISVSAIAEDQDRNVPLNLCLVLDHSGSMNGRPLETVKKAANRLVDRLNPGDRLSVVVFNHRAKVIVPSQAIEDPEKIKQQINRLAADGGTSIDEGLRLGIEELAKGKKDTVSQAFLLTDGENEHGDNNRCLKFAQLAASYNLTLNTLGFGDNWNQDVLEKIADAGLGTLSYIQKPEQAVDEFGRLFSRVQAVALTNAYLIFSLMPNVRLAELKPVAQVSPDTIELPLQQEPDGRFSVRLGDLMKDAERVILANIYLGQLPSGKQAIANVQVRYDDPAANEIGLFTQNLAIYANVMGNYQPNPNPQVQQSILALAKYRQTQLAETKLQQGDRTGAATMLQTAAKTALQMGDTGAATVLQTSATQLQSGGDLSESDRKKTRIVSKTVLQDTPPQ, from the coding sequence ATGAGGGTTAACTTACAGCCTGTCTTAAATGATAGTAATTTGGACGCCAATCAACTGAATAGTCAACGTCAGTTGGGAATTTCGGTTTCGGCCATCGCCGAAGATCAAGATCGCAATGTGCCACTGAATTTATGCTTAGTTCTCGATCATAGCGGTTCGATGAATGGGCGACCGCTAGAAACGGTGAAAAAAGCGGCAAATCGTCTGGTGGATAGATTAAATCCTGGCGATCGCCTCAGTGTTGTAGTTTTTAATCACCGTGCTAAAGTCATAGTACCCAGTCAAGCGATCGAAGATCCAGAAAAAATTAAACAGCAAATTAACCGTCTAGCTGCTGATGGTGGAACTTCCATTGATGAAGGATTGCGTTTGGGGATTGAAGAATTAGCCAAGGGAAAAAAAGATACTGTTTCCCAAGCCTTTTTATTAACCGACGGCGAAAATGAACATGGTGATAATAATCGGTGTTTGAAATTTGCTCAATTGGCTGCCAGCTATAATTTGACTTTGAATACTTTGGGATTTGGTGACAATTGGAACCAAGATGTTTTAGAAAAAATTGCTGATGCTGGCTTAGGCACTTTATCTTATATTCAAAAACCTGAACAAGCAGTTGATGAATTTGGCCGTTTGTTCAGCCGCGTTCAAGCAGTAGCCTTGACTAATGCTTATCTGATATTCTCTCTCATGCCCAATGTCCGGCTAGCAGAACTCAAACCCGTCGCCCAAGTTTCTCCGGACACCATTGAGTTACCACTCCAACAAGAACCCGATGGACGTTTTTCTGTGCGCTTGGGAGATTTAATGAAAGACGCAGAACGGGTGATTTTGGCTAATATTTATTTGGGACAATTACCTTCAGGGAAACAAGCGATCGCTAATGTGCAAGTCCGCTACGATGACCCAGCCGCCAACGAAATTGGTTTATTTACCCAAAATCTGGCAATTTACGCCAACGTAATGGGAAATTACCAACCAAACCCCAATCCCCAGGTGCAACAATCTATTTTGGCATTAGCGAAATATCGCCAAACTCAGTTAGCCGAGACGAAATTGCAACAAGGCGATCGCACTGGTGCCGCCACAATGCTACAAACTGCTGCCAAAACAGCGTTGCAAATGGGAGATACTGGTGCAGCGACAGTGTTGCAAACTTCTGCCACCCAGCTACAATCTGGTGGAGATTTATCTGAAAGCGATCGCAAGAAAACCAGAATTGTCTCCAAAACAGTCTTGCAAGATACCCCTCCCCAATGA
- a CDS encoding UTP--glucose-1-phosphate uridylyltransferase → MQKAQVKKAVIPVAGFGTRLFPATKVVKKELFPIIDRDGRAKPVILAIIEEAISAGITEVGIVVQPDDKEIFENLLKKPPKKELLQKFSPQNQEYNQYLQDLGSKITILLQEEQLGYGHAVFCAKDWVQNEPFLLMLGDHIYASNSDKSCASQVLDVYKQVNQSVVSLTAMPVEIIHKAGCVTGVWQELNSVLKVTQLYEKPTIEYAQKHLRVEAMAENEFLGIFGLYLLTPKIFDFLAEHINQNFRERGEFQLTSCLERLRQEEGMTGYVVKGKCFDTGLPDAYRQTMIDFISV, encoded by the coding sequence ATGCAAAAAGCTCAAGTTAAAAAAGCTGTGATTCCGGTAGCTGGTTTTGGCACTCGTTTGTTTCCGGCTACGAAAGTTGTTAAAAAAGAACTTTTCCCGATTATCGATCGAGATGGTAGGGCAAAACCTGTGATTCTAGCAATTATTGAAGAGGCAATTAGTGCTGGAATTACAGAAGTGGGAATAGTGGTGCAGCCAGACGACAAAGAAATATTTGAAAATTTATTAAAGAAACCGCCCAAAAAAGAACTTTTACAAAAATTTTCACCGCAAAATCAAGAATATAACCAATATTTACAAGATTTAGGTAGTAAAATTACTATCTTATTGCAAGAGGAGCAATTAGGCTACGGACATGCGGTATTTTGTGCTAAGGATTGGGTACAAAATGAGCCTTTTTTGTTAATGCTGGGTGACCACATTTATGCATCTAATTCTGATAAATCTTGTGCTAGTCAAGTTTTAGATGTTTATAAACAAGTTAATCAAAGTGTTGTTAGCTTAACAGCAATGCCAGTAGAAATTATTCATAAAGCAGGGTGTGTAACAGGTGTTTGGCAAGAGTTAAACTCGGTTCTCAAAGTTACACAATTATATGAAAAACCCACCATTGAATATGCACAAAAGCATTTGCGTGTCGAAGCAATGGCAGAAAATGAGTTTCTAGGTATATTTGGCTTGTATTTACTAACGCCGAAAATTTTTGACTTTCTCGCAGAACACATTAACCAAAATTTCCGAGAACGAGGCGAATTTCAGTTAACATCTTGTCTGGAAAGATTGCGCCAAGAAGAAGGAATGACAGGATATGTTGTTAAAGGTAAGTGTTTCGATACAGGTTTGCCAGATGCCTATCGCCAAACGATGATTGATTTTATAAGTGTATAA
- a CDS encoding reverse transcriptase family protein, translating to MEKDRFNPKKGKTFHVEEPRLPLKRVQKRIEEILKRVKMPNYIHAPGKGRSYISNARAHINVAVVRSLDIKQYFPSSQSWRVYSFFYKQMRCSSDVAGILTRLCTFKKHLPTGSPSSPVLSYFAHINMWEAINELVEGAGCTLTVYMDDVTISGSSVPGELIWQIKNEFYRCGLRDSRKKEKHYVGNKPREITGVIVKDGELKLPNSQHKKMHDCRQAIQLETDPAKLAHLMQSLKGLKSQAQQIRKANEIHVDNGCNDL from the coding sequence ATGGAGAAAGATAGATTCAATCCGAAAAAGGGAAAAACTTTTCATGTGGAAGAGCCAAGGCTCCCATTAAAGCGAGTTCAAAAGCGAATTGAAGAGATTTTGAAACGAGTCAAAATGCCGAATTACATACACGCTCCAGGAAAGGGACGTTCTTATATAAGTAATGCTAGAGCGCATATAAATGTTGCTGTAGTAAGAAGCCTTGACATAAAACAATACTTTCCCTCTTCACAATCATGGCGTGTTTACTCGTTCTTCTACAAGCAGATGCGATGCTCTTCAGATGTTGCTGGTATCTTAACAAGACTCTGTACGTTTAAAAAACATCTGCCGACTGGAAGTCCATCGAGTCCTGTCCTTTCCTATTTTGCTCATATAAATATGTGGGAGGCAATAAATGAACTGGTAGAGGGCGCAGGATGTACTCTAACTGTGTACATGGACGATGTTACGATTTCAGGTTCATCTGTACCAGGTGAATTGATTTGGCAAATTAAGAACGAGTTTTATCGTTGTGGACTGCGTGATAGCAGGAAAAAAGAAAAGCATTATGTAGGCAATAAGCCACGTGAAATAACAGGAGTCATTGTTAAAGATGGTGAGCTAAAGCTCCCTAATTCACAACATAAAAAAATGCATGATTGCCGCCAAGCAATTCAGTTAGAAACCGATCCTGCCAAACTAGCACATTTGATGCAGTCATTGAAGGGCTTAAAATCACAAGCACAACAGATCAGGAAAGCGAATGAGATTCATGTAGATAATGGATGTAATGATCTATGA
- a CDS encoding ATP-dependent Clp protease proteolytic subunit — protein sequence MDISAIKAVQSPYYGDRFYRKPPPDLPSLLLKERIVYLGTPLVPQITKLIIAELLYLQSDDPEKPIKIYINSTGTSGYSGEPIGFETEAFAIYDTMKYIKPPIHTICIGSAMGMAAMILSAGTKGCRASLPHASIILHQPKSYTQGQATDIQIRAREVLVNKTAMIDILSRNTEQAAEKISKDMDRLLYMTPYQAKEYGLIDRVFEKEELANPPLPASVL from the coding sequence ATGGACATTTCCGCCATCAAGGCTGTTCAATCCCCTTACTACGGCGATCGATTTTACCGGAAACCGCCGCCAGATTTACCGTCTCTCTTATTAAAGGAGCGAATTGTCTACTTGGGAACTCCTTTAGTTCCACAAATCACCAAACTGATCATCGCCGAACTCCTGTACTTGCAGTCTGATGACCCAGAAAAACCAATTAAAATTTACATCAACTCTACAGGCACTTCTGGTTACAGTGGCGAACCCATAGGCTTTGAAACCGAAGCCTTCGCCATCTATGACACAATGAAATATATCAAGCCTCCCATCCACACCATCTGCATCGGTTCCGCGATGGGAATGGCAGCGATGATCCTCAGTGCTGGTACGAAAGGTTGCCGTGCTAGCTTACCCCATGCTTCGATTATTCTGCACCAACCCAAGAGTTACACCCAAGGTCAAGCAACGGATATTCAAATTCGGGCCAGGGAAGTTCTAGTTAACAAGACAGCAATGATTGACATTTTGTCTCGTAACACAGAACAGGCGGCAGAAAAAATTAGCAAAGATATGGATCGTCTACTATACATGACTCCCTATCAAGCTAAAGAATACGGTTTGATTGACCGAGTTTTTGAAAAAGAAGAACTCGCCAATCCCCCACTACCTGCCAGCGTCCTTTAA
- a CDS encoding vWA domain-containing protein, producing the protein MKVKLLSALNDNNVDVAQTSSQRQLAMTISAIAGEFDQNLPLNLCLILDKSGSMHGQPIKTVIQAVEGLIDRLKIGDRISVVAFAGSAEVIIPNQAIEDPESIKSQIKKKLAASGGTVIAQGLELGITELMKGTRGAVSQAFLLTDGHGESSLRIWKWDIGPDDNKRCLELAQKAAKLNLTINTLGFGNSWNQDLLEKIADVGGGTLAYIERPEQAVEQFSRLFGRIQSVGLTNAYLLLSLVPNVRLAEFKPIAQVSPDTIELIMQPEADGSFAVRLGDLMQDVERVILANIYLGQLPEGKQVIGHLQIRYDDPLVNQQGSLSPIVPVYADVVRAYQPASNPQVQQSILALAKYRQTQLAEAKLQEGDRTGAATMLQTAAKTALQIGDKGAATVLQSSATRLQAGEQLSEADLKKTRIASKTILQE; encoded by the coding sequence ATGAAAGTTAAATTGCTCTCGGCGCTAAATGACAATAATGTTGATGTGGCTCAAACTAGTAGCCAACGTCAATTGGCAATGACAATTTCGGCAATCGCTGGTGAGTTTGACCAAAATCTCCCCCTTAACCTCTGCTTGATTCTAGATAAAAGTGGTTCCATGCACGGACAACCAATTAAAACGGTGATTCAAGCAGTGGAAGGATTAATCGATCGGTTGAAAATTGGCGATCGCATTTCAGTTGTGGCTTTTGCGGGTTCTGCGGAAGTCATTATTCCTAATCAAGCGATCGAAGACCCCGAAAGTATCAAATCTCAAATTAAAAAGAAACTGGCTGCTAGCGGCGGTACAGTAATTGCTCAGGGTTTGGAATTGGGAATTACAGAACTGATGAAGGGCACAAGAGGCGCTGTTTCCCAAGCCTTTCTGCTGACGGATGGCCACGGTGAAAGCAGTTTGCGAATTTGGAAGTGGGATATTGGCCCAGATGACAACAAGCGCTGTTTGGAACTCGCACAAAAGGCTGCCAAGCTGAACTTAACTATCAACACTCTGGGATTTGGTAATAGCTGGAATCAGGATTTATTAGAAAAAATTGCCGATGTTGGTGGTGGTACTTTAGCTTATATTGAGCGTCCTGAACAAGCTGTGGAACAGTTTAGCCGTTTGTTTGGGCGGATTCAATCTGTGGGGCTAACCAATGCTTACTTGTTATTATCTTTAGTACCAAATGTCAGACTAGCAGAATTTAAACCCATTGCCCAAGTTTCCCCAGACACAATTGAGTTAATAATGCAACCAGAAGCTGATGGCAGCTTTGCTGTACGCTTGGGAGATTTGATGCAGGATGTAGAACGGGTAATTTTGGCTAATATTTATTTGGGACAATTGCCAGAAGGAAAACAGGTAATTGGGCATCTGCAAATCCGCTATGATGACCCCTTGGTTAACCAACAAGGCTCACTTTCGCCCATTGTGCCGGTGTATGCAGATGTGGTTAGGGCATATCAACCAGCATCTAATCCTCAGGTGCAGCAATCTATTTTAGCATTAGCGAAGTATCGCCAAACTCAGTTAGCAGAAGCGAAATTGCAAGAGGGCGATCGTACTGGTGCAGCGACAATGCTGCAAACAGCCGCCAAAACTGCTTTACAAATAGGAGATAAAGGTGCAGCGACAGTGTTGCAAAGTTCTGCCACTCGCCTGCAAGCTGGGGAACAACTTTCGGAAGCAGATTTGAAGAAAACTAGAATTGCATCAAAAACGATTTTACAGGAATAG
- a CDS encoding DUF5615 family PIN-like protein produces the protein MKLLLDQGLPLSAAALLRDAGIDTIHLGEIGMSEAEDAEIIQRAREERRVVATLDADFHTLLALDEATTPSVIRIRIERLRSQALANLLLTVIAECEEDLEQGAAVTVEPSRIRIRRLPLLPDV, from the coding sequence ATGAAACTGTTGCTTGATCAGGGATTACCACTCTCTGCGGCAGCATTGCTACGTGATGCAGGTATCGACACCATCCATTTAGGTGAAATTGGCATGTCTGAAGCTGAAGATGCAGAAATCATCCAGAGAGCTAGAGAAGAAAGACGTGTTGTTGCTACACTCGATGCAGATTTTCATACATTATTGGCGCTTGATGAAGCAACTACTCCTTCAGTCATTCGCATTCGTATTGAAAGGTTACGTTCTCAAGCATTAGCGAATCTGTTGCTGACGGTAATCGCTGAGTGTGAAGAGGATTTAGAGCAAGGAGCAGCCGTTACGGTTGAGCCAAGCCGTATTCGTATCCGTCGTTTACCGTTGTTGCCTGATGTCTAA
- the gloA2 gene encoding SMU1112c/YaeR family gloxylase I-like metalloprotein, whose protein sequence is MKTTGIHHIAIICSDYDRSKKFYVETLGFSIIAETFRTERKSYKLDLQVGENAQIELFSFPNPPQRFSSPEACGLRHLAFKVDDIEQTVDYLKLQGVETENIRIDELTGKKFTFFKDPDNLPLEIYEN, encoded by the coding sequence ATGAAAACTACTGGCATTCATCATATAGCTATTATTTGTTCTGACTACGATCGCTCAAAAAAATTTTATGTCGAAACTTTAGGTTTTTCAATAATTGCAGAGACTTTTCGTACCGAGAGAAAATCTTATAAATTAGATTTACAAGTTGGAGAAAATGCTCAAATAGAGTTATTCTCTTTCCCCAATCCTCCACAAAGATTTAGTAGTCCTGAGGCTTGTGGTTTAAGGCATTTGGCTTTTAAAGTTGATGATATCGAGCAAACTGTTGATTACTTAAAATTGCAAGGTGTCGAAACAGAAAATATTAGAATTGACGAACTTACAGGGAAGAAATTTACTTTTTTTAAAGACCCAGATAATTTGCCATTAGAGATTTATGAAAATTAG